The nucleotide sequence CGGCTCGATCACGCCCCACACCAAGTTCCAGGCCGAGGCCTACGTCCTCACCAAGGAGGAGGGCGGCCGCCACACCCCGTTCTTCAACGGCTACCGGCCGCAGTTCTACTTCCGCACCACCGACGTGACCGGGGTGTGCACCCTGCCCGAGGGCACCGAGATGGTCATGCCGGGCGACAGCGTGCAGCTGAAGATCGACCTCATCACCCCCATCGCCATGGACGAGGGGCTCCGCTTCGCCATCCGCGAGGGCGGGAAGACGGTCGGCGCGGGCGTGGTCACCAAGATCTTCGAGTAAGCGACGGCATGAACGACAAGATCCGCATCCGCCTGAAGGCGTACGACCACCGGCTGCTCGACCAGTCGGTGCGCGAGATCGTCGACACCGTACGCCGGACGGGGGGGCGGGTCGCCGGCCCGATCCCGCTCCCCACCCACATCGAGCGCTTCACCGTCAACCGCTCGCCGCACGTCGACAAGAAGTCGCGCGAGCAGTTCGAGATCCGCACCCACAAGCGGCTGCTCGACATCCTCGAGCCGACGCAGCAGACGATCGACGCCCTCGGCAAGCTCGACCTCGCCGCCGGCGTCGACGTGGAGATCAAGCTCCAGTAGGCGGGCGTGAGCGCGGGCGAAGGACAGCAATCGTGATCGGCGGCCTCATCGGACGGAAGCTCGGCATGACGCAGGTCTACACGCGGGAGGGCCGGCTCGTGCCGGTGACCGTCATCCAGGCGGGGCCGTGTGCGGTGATCGCCACGCGCAGCGCCGAGCGTGACGGCCACGTCGCTGCGCAGGTCGGCTTCGCGCCCGCCAAGGCGCAGCGCCTCACGAAGGCGCTCGCCGGGCAGTTCGCCAAGGCGGGGACCGGCGCCTTCGCGGCGCTGCGCGAGTTCCGCCTGAGCGACGGCGAGCCGCCCGCGGTGGGGAGCGAGGTCAAGGTCGCCGACGTGTTCAAGGTGGGCGAGCGCGTGGCCGTCACCGGCGTGAGCAAGGGGCGCGGCACGGCGGGCGTCATCAAGCGCCACGGCTTCAGCGGCTTCCCGGGCTCGCACGGCACGCACGAGTACTTCCGCCACGGCGGCTCGATCGGAAACCGCTCTTTCCCCGGCCGTGTGTTCAAGGGCAAGCGCATGGCCGGCCGCTACGGGGCCGAGCGCGTGACGACCCGCAACCTGGAGGTGATCGGGGTGCGCCCGGACGATCATCTCCTCCTCGTGCGCGGCGCCGTGCCGGGCGCGCGGGGCGGCACGGTCGTGGTCCGCAAGGGCCCCGGGGTCCGGACGTAGGCCGTGGCGGAGGGCACGGTGACGCTTCCCGTCGTCTCGCAGAGCCGGGCCCCCGCCGGGCAGGTCGAGGTGCCGGCCGCGGTGGTGGCGGGGCCGGTCCGCGAGCACCTCCTGCACGAGGCCGTGCGGAGCCAGCTCGCGGCGCGCCGCGCGGGCACGGTGGCGACCAAGACGAAGGGGCTGGTGAGCGGCGGGGGCAAGAAGCCCTGGCGGCAGAAGGGGACCGGGCGCGCCCGCGCCGGCAGCATCCGCTCGCCGCTGTGGGCGGGCGGCGGCACCATCTTCGGCCCACAGCCGCGCGACTGGGCCTACCGCCTGCCGAGGACGGCGCGCAAGGCGGCGCTGCGCGCCGCCCTCGCGAGCCGGCACGCGGCGGGGACGCTGCTGGTGGTGGACGGACTCAGCCTGCCCGAGCCCAAGACCAAGCGCATGGTCGAGTGCCTGCGCGGCCTCGGCCTCGAGGGCGCGAGCGTCCTCATCGTCCTCGCCCGGGCGGACGCCGCGGTCCAGCGCGCGGCACGCAACCTGCCGCACGTGAAGGTGCTCGTCGCCGAGGGGCTCAACGTCTACTCCGTGCTCGGGCACACCCACCTCGTGCTGACGCGGGCGGCGCTGGAAGCGGTCGCCGGCCGCCTCGGAGGGAGCGCGTGAACCCCGGCGACGTCGTGCAGGGCCCGATCATCACCGAGAAAGGCACGCTGGTGAACGAGCAGGGGAACCAGGTCGTCTTCCGCGTCCACCCGCACGCCAACAAGGTCGAGATCCGCCATGCGATCGAGACCCTCTTCAAGGTGAAGGTCGAGAAGGTGCGGACGAGCCGCCAGCTCGGGAAGGTCCGTCGCGTCGGCCGGCACCAGGGGCGGCGCCCCGACTGGAAGAAGGCCTACATCACGCTGGCCGAGGGCAGCCGGATCGACTTCTTCGAGGGAGCGTAGGGGATGCCGACCGTCCAGTACCGCCCGACCTCGCCCGGACGCCGCTTCCAGACCGGCTACGACTTCGCCGAGATCACCAAGGCGCGGCCGGAGCCGTCGCTGACCGCGCCGCTCGGCAAATCCGGGGGGCGGAACAACCTCGGGCGCATGACCATCCGCCATCGTGGCGGCGGCCACAAGCGCCTCTATCGGGTGATCGACTTCAAGCGCGACAAGATGGGCGTGCCGGCGAGGGTGGCCGCCATCGAGTACGATCCGAACCGCTCGGCGCGTATCGCGCTCCTGCACTACGCCGACGGTGAGAAGCGCTACATCCTGGCGCCGATCGGGCTCGGGGTCGGGGATCGGGTGGAGGCCGGGCCGAAGGCCGACATCAAGCCCGGGAACAGCCTGCCCCTCTCGTTGATTCCGCTCGGCACGATGGTCCACAACGTCGAGCTGCGCGAGGGGCGCGGGGGCCAGCTCGGCCGCAGTGCGGGCGCCGCCATCCAGCTGATGGCGAAGGAGGGTGACTACGCGCTCGTGAAACTCCCCTCGGGCGAGCTGCGACGG is from Deltaproteobacteria bacterium and encodes:
- the rpsJ gene encoding 30S ribosomal protein S10, whose product is MNDKIRIRLKAYDHRLLDQSVREIVDTVRRTGGRVAGPIPLPTHIERFTVNRSPHVDKKSREQFEIRTHKRLLDILEPTQQTIDALGKLDLAAGVDVEIKLQ
- a CDS encoding 50S ribosomal protein L3, which gives rise to MIGGLIGRKLGMTQVYTREGRLVPVTVIQAGPCAVIATRSAERDGHVAAQVGFAPAKAQRLTKALAGQFAKAGTGAFAALREFRLSDGEPPAVGSEVKVADVFKVGERVAVTGVSKGRGTAGVIKRHGFSGFPGSHGTHEYFRHGGSIGNRSFPGRVFKGKRMAGRYGAERVTTRNLEVIGVRPDDHLLLVRGAVPGARGGTVVVRKGPGVRT
- the rplD gene encoding 50S ribosomal protein L4; translated protein: MTLPVVSQSRAPAGQVEVPAAVVAGPVREHLLHEAVRSQLAARRAGTVATKTKGLVSGGGKKPWRQKGTGRARAGSIRSPLWAGGGTIFGPQPRDWAYRLPRTARKAALRAALASRHAAGTLLVVDGLSLPEPKTKRMVECLRGLGLEGASVLIVLARADAAVQRAARNLPHVKVLVAEGLNVYSVLGHTHLVLTRAALEAVAGRLGGSA
- a CDS encoding 50S ribosomal protein L23, which encodes MNPGDVVQGPIITEKGTLVNEQGNQVVFRVHPHANKVEIRHAIETLFKVKVEKVRTSRQLGKVRRVGRHQGRRPDWKKAYITLAEGSRIDFFEGA
- the rplB gene encoding 50S ribosomal protein L2, whose product is MPTVQYRPTSPGRRFQTGYDFAEITKARPEPSLTAPLGKSGGRNNLGRMTIRHRGGGHKRLYRVIDFKRDKMGVPARVAAIEYDPNRSARIALLHYADGEKRYILAPIGLGVGDRVEAGPKADIKPGNSLPLSLIPLGTMVHNVELREGRGGQLGRSAGAAIQLMAKEGDYALVKLPSGELRRVRLACRATVGQVGNLEHENISFGKAGRIRWLGRRSKVRGMAMNPVDHPHGGGEGRSKGNHPQSPWGQPAKGYKTRHNKRTERWIVQRRKVR